ATTTATACCATTATTATTTATATTAATTGACAAGTTTAATATTATGGGAGCTTGGATAGCTTATCCAATTTCAGATTTAATATCAGCTATTACAGGAGTAATATATGTAAGAGTAGCATTAAAAGAAAAAGATAAGGCTATAGAAGCTCAAGAATATGAAAGAAATAGAAAAGATAAAGCATTCAAAGGAAGATCCTTAGAAGCAGGTGGCCTTTAAAGAGGATAAAATTAAAGAAGAGGAAACAGCTTAGACAAAATATATATGAATAATATGAATGAAAGATTTAATAGTTAATAAAAATAAAGAGTATTTTCATTAATAAAAATAGTTGTAAAAGCAAATAATTTTAAACGCTTTTATAACTATCTTTTTTATTTAAAAATACTCTTTGTTTTTTATATTAACTGTTGACAAAAAGTGAAAATGATATATAATATTAATTGTAAATGAAAATCGTTTTCGTCAAATGAGGGAGTGATACAATGGCAAAGGTAAATATAATTTATTGGAGCGGTACTGGTAATACAGAAAAAATGGCTGAAGCTATTAAAGAAGGATTAGCATCAGCAGAAGTAAAACTATTATCTGTATCTGATGCAACTACAAAAGATGTAGAAGAAGCAGAAGTAGTAGTTTTAGGGTGCCCATCTATGGGAGATGAAGTATTAGAAGAAGGCGAAATGGAACCTTTTGTAGATTCTATAAGCAATGCAGTTAAAGGCAAAAAGGTAGCTTTATTTGGATCTTATGGCTGGGGAGATGGCCAATGGATGAGAGATTGGGAAGAAAGAATGGAAAGCTACGGTGCAGAATTAAAAACTGATAGTTTAATACATCAAGGAGAACCAGACGATTCAACACTAGAAGAATGCAAAGCTTTTGCACAAAAGTTAGTATAATAACATACACTAAGTAAGATTAATATTGTTATATAAATAGTTTTTAATTGTTTATTAAAACTAACATATAATTAAAATAAAGTTAATAGTTCATAATTACACATAAAGTTTAAAACAGTGTATATTTTAATGATTTATATAGGATAACTGTCCTCCAGACAGAATGTTGTATAGTTGAAAAATAGTTATCAAAAGACTTCCTATGTAAATATTAAAAATGCACTGTTTTTTATTTTTTGTCAATAATTTTTAATTAAGCAAATTACATAATTAAAAAATTCCTAATACACATACAAAATATTATGTTTAAATCAATATATTAAGATAATATGTTGATTTAATTATGTTAAAAGTGAATTATGTATTTTATCAATTCTTAAACTGCTTTTATTTAATAGAGTAATATCAAAAAAATGTGTATAATTAATAATATATATTTAATTGTTGAATTAAAATTATGAAACAAATCTAAAGGAGTGTAGCTTGAAATTATGGAAGATAAATTTGTAGATTTAAATTTAAAGTTTAATGAGGAAATAGATGAAAGATCCATACACTCAAATATTTTAGTCGTAAAAGATACCAGTGGAAATATAGTGGCATCTCATGCAAAGGTGGAAAAAAAGAATATACTTAATATAAAAATAAAAGCAGATGAAGAGGATATGTGTAATGAATATATATTAGAGTTTAAAGAATGTATATATTCACGAAGTGGCAATGTTTTTAAAGAACTAAATAATATAAAAGTTTGCTTAAATAAAGGTGGTATGGAAAATAGTGGTGAAAGGGTAGTGAAAGAAGACAATTGGATTTACTATAGCGGTAACAAAAACATTTATACTTATATGGACTATAATCCTAATGGAGAAATAAGAAAAGTTAATCTTGATGGGTCTTTAAATATAAAACTTTGTGATGATTTTGCAAGTAATATTTGGATAAATGGACAGTGGCTGTATTATATAAATTATAAAGGAGATAAGGAAGAAAACTATCTTTATAGGATAAAAAAAGATGGAACTTTAAGGGAAAGATTAACAGATACTACTATAGATTCTTTAGCATTTTCTGATAATTATATTTTTTATTCACAATATATAAGCTCATCTAGCAAGGATAATTATAAAATATATAGAATAAAAAAAGATGGATCTAATAAAATAGATTTAAATGATGTTAGAGGTACAAATATTACAATACAAGGACCTTTTTTATATTATTTAAATACAGATGACTCTTATTCTATATATAGAATAAGAGTGGATGGATTAGATATTAATAAAATAAATAATTATTCTAGTAGAATTTTCATGGAAATAAAGGAAGGATGGATATATTATATTAATGAAGAACTAGGAAATAATTTATATAGAATAACTTTAGATGGAAATTATGAAGAGAAATTAAATGATGACAATTGTATAAATGCTATAATGGACAATGAGTATATTTATTATGGAGTAAATATAGATAATAATAAAACTTATTTATATAAAATAAACATAAATGGTTTAGAAAGAAAAAAATTATGTGAAGAAGATTGTTCAAGATCTATAGTACTCTCAAAAAATAATATATATTTTTCAGGAAACAATAATAAAGGAATATATAAGATAAGAAAAGTAGGTGGTAAAGTATCTGTTATAACAAAAGATAATGCTTTAGGCTTAGATATAGTAGGAAATTGGCTTTACTACTATAAACTTAATTTAGATGAGTTAAGCATGAAATTACATAGAATAAATTTATATAATAATATAAAACAGGAAGTTTTATAAGGAAATTACGACTTAAAAAGTATACTACCCTTGGTTTAAAAAATGGATATGTGGTTACAAAGGCAACTCACTTCAATAAGAGATTCTAACTTGTTTTTTCTTAAAATATATGGTTCCAAATCATAACTCGCTGAACGCTTAGACAATAATTTGGAACATACATATATTTTGTAAAAACAACCAAGAATCTCTAATTTTGTTCAAATGCCTTTTACACCACATATCCCTATTTTTTAAACCAAGGAAGTTAGCATAACTCTTTAAAGATAATTTCTTGTAGATCACGAAGCACCAAAGGAAGATTTTACTCCACTCTGTTTTTAAAAATTCATAATTATATTTTTCTTTATTAAGTTATTTAGATATTTAAAAAATTTTCAGCTAGTTACATTCTTTTAAGTGAGTGCTTAAAAAAATTTTCATTAGAAAATTGATGCGTAGCATGTCAATAAAATATATCTTTATAACATTCCTATAAATTAAATTTACACCAAACCATATTTGCGTTAGCAAACAAATTTAATATAATAAAGCTAATAGATTCAATAAGTTTTATTGTATAAATACATTATTTATAGTTATAAACACTAATAAAAAGTGTTTTCATCTTATAATATAAAAAGAAATTCTTATATATTTAACAGAAGACTTTCTGTATACATCGATTATTGTGAATAAAATTAATGTTTTTCTAAATAGAAATACAAATTAATTACTATAGAAAGTCTACGATTGCGCTATCGCTTTTTTAGCCATTTATATATGGAATTTAGATTTAATTTTTAAATTTATAAATAACTTAACAGGACTATTATAATTAAAGATTTTCCGTAAAGAAGTGGAACAAAATTATCCTTTAGTCGGTGTTGTCTCTTGTCAAAAATTATAATAACATCTTTTAAAGGTATTAAAACAATAAATACTTTTGTTCAATAGATAGCTATAAAACTAAAGAATACTAATATTTGTGTCCTAATATTTAAACTAACGCTTAAATATTAGGACACAAATAAAGTATTCTTATTATTTTTCTAGATATCTATTTTCGCTAAAAGTATTTATTGTTTTAATTTTTACCCTTTAAAGGACGTTAAGTAGTAATTTCCTTATCTTGTAAAGCTTGTTTTTGGTGTGTCTTTAGTTATTACATCAAATACAAAACCTTGTTCTTTTAATCCTTTTATTATTTCTGGTAAAGCTTGTACAGTTGTAGTTTTAGGATTAGTATCATGCATTAATATTACAGCTTTATGCTGACCACGACTTTCAGTTAGAACAGAATTTATAATTTTATCTTTTCTCTGACAAAAAGCTGAGGCATCGGTTGAATCTACATTCCAATCAAAATGCATATAACCTAATTCATTCATATGAGCTATTATTTGTTTCATTATACCAGGTCCACCATAATTATGGCTTATAGTATTATTAGAACCACCAGGATATCTAATAATATGGCTTGGCTTTTGACCTACAGTTTCTTCAATATATTTATCTAATTTTTTTATATCTTTTTCAAAGTTTTCAGGAGACATATAAACTTTTTTATAGTCATGACTATATGTGTGATTAGCTATAACATGTCCATCTTTTGCGATATCCTTATATAAATCTTCTAGGCCTGGATGACCATTAACAAAGAATGTAGCTTTAATATCATTTTCTTTTAATATTTTTAATATTTCTCTAGTATTTTTAGATGGACCATCGTCAAAGGTTAAATATGCTATTTTTATATGTTTCATTTTTTCTTTATATGTTTCATTTTCTTTATCTATATTAGACATAAGTTTTACATTTTCATCTTTTATATTTTTATTTTCTGAAGACATATTATTAATTTTTTTTGCTAACATGTTATTTTCAACTTTAACTTTTAAAAGCCTTCCTCCAGTAATGAAGGTACTTATGATTGAAAAGAATAATAAACATATGGTTACCGTATTTCTCAAATCATGTTGTTTTCTTTTGCTGTAAATATTTTTTCTAGAATTTCTCATAGTCAACCCCTCGTTCTTATTAAACTCCTTTTAAATTAGAAACTTTATTTTTTATTTCTTTATGTTTTTTATCTAACTGTTCTTTTTCCGAACTTAATTTTTTGTTCTCTTTTTGTAAAATTTTTAAGTTATCATTTAAACTTTCATTTTTATTTTTGTAAGTGTGTACTCTATTTACATTAATAAATGAAAATATGAATAAAATAACTGTAACAGCTAGTAATAAAATTAGTTTAGATTGAGATTTTTCTCTCAAGGTTACCTCTCCCTTTCAACAAAATTTTTATAAATTAATTGTTTTTATAACAATATATTTCTTTATTCCTTATATTTTATATTATACATATAAAATTTTTACATTTGTAACAATAAAGTAACAATGTAAAAAATAAAATAGATTTAATTTTAATGTGTAAATATAAAAAATACACCTACGAATCTTAGTAAGTGTATTTTTTATTTGTTACATCAAGATTAAATCTAACAATATAATATACATAAGTATATTAAGCAATTATTTTTTAGATAGAGGTATTTTATACTAAATATTTAATTTGGTATACTTCGGCCTATTATTCATAATGGTCAGTTTTAGCACCAAAGCATTCAATTACAGGTAGTACGAACATAAACCCTATACCAGGTTTATTATCTATATCTAAAGTTTCTCGTATTCTTTTAATTACTTTATTCTTTTTTCCTTCAGAGTCTATAACACTTATAATAGTTTTATTGTAAGGAACATCACCTTCTACAAGCTTCCTTAGACCAGCAAAAACAGGTACATCTAAATTATTTTCTAATAGAATTTTACCAAGACCTCTACTATTTATATTAGTAGCTCCACAATTTTCCTCATAAAATATTTCATTTATATCATGTAGTTTTTTTATATCATTAAGTATTAAAACAAGAGCGTACATAAAAAGCCTCCTTTATATATTTGCTTCCTTAGCCTTTATTATAGCAGTTTTTGTAGATAGTGGTCCTATTATCTCTGTAATAATTGTAGTGGCTAAAAGTATAGTTAAAACTTTTGTGTCAAGACCAGTTCCTTTAAATTCTCTACTAACTATAATAGCTAATCCTACAGCTACACCTATCTGTGAAAATAGTCCATAGCCTATGTATTTTCGCACTGCCTCAGGTGCTTTAGAGATTGTAGCTCCTAAGGAAGCACCAGATACTTTTCCAATCATTCTAAATACAAGATAACATATACCCAATATTCCTATTTTAGGTATCATTCTTATATCTAATCTAGCACCAGCTAAAACAAAGAATGCTGTTATAACAGGTGAAGCAAAATTTTCTATAGTAGAAAAAACTTCATTACTATGGGCAGATAAGTTTGCTACAGTTATACCTAAACACATAGATGCTAAAAGAGAAGATAAATTAAATTTTATACATAACCCTGTAAGTATTATAATTGCACCTAATGTTAATGTTTGAATCTCAGAATCTCTAGAGCATTTATTGAGTATATAAATTAAGATTGCGCCTAAAACAAAACCCGCCAAAAGAGAAAAGAATATTTCTACAAGGGGTGGAACTATTATGGAATAAGCACTAATAGATTTATTTGCAATAAAAACCTTTGCCAAAGAAGAGGCTACTGAATATATCATAAGGCATATTGCATCATCTACCGCTACAACACCTAGTAAGGTAGTAGTTAAAGGGCCTTTAGCTTTCATCTCTTTAAGTACCATTACTGTAGCTGCTGGAGCTGTTGCAGAGGCTACTGCTCCTAATATTAGTGCAGTATATATTTTTTCACCTAATATTAAAGTAATTATGGTAACCGCAGCAAATGCTAAAGTAGCTTCAAAAAATGCAATTATAAAAATAGGCTTGCCTAATTTTTTTATTACAGATACTTCTAATTCGCTACCTATATTAAAAGCTATAATCCCTAAAGCAAAATCTCCTATAAAAGATAATTTTTCAATCATTATACTGTTTTCTAGATTAAAACCCGACACTCCAAGTACTAATCCAGCAATGATATAACCCGCTACTGCTGGTATTTTGAATCGATTCATTATCTTTCCAAAAAGCACACCAACAATAAGAGCAATACCAACTCCTATAAATGGATTCATTGAATATTCCTCCTAAAATAAATTTATAAAGATTACGATAATTTTAAAATTTATATAGAAATTTTAAAATTTTGTTTACATATTTAGTATACAACAAATAAGTAGAATATATCAAATTAGCAAGATACTCTTATCCAAAAAAAATATTAAGCATATAAAGATAGTAAGAGTATTGTTAAGGAGCGTGTGTATTTTGAGATATATAGTGGCACAATATATATTAATAGTTGTATTGATAATAGCCATAGGTTACTTTTTATATTTAATTAGAAATAAAAGTGAAGATTATTTAGAAAATTATTATGGACTTTCTGATATAATAATAAATACGGATTGTGAAGATGAAAAAAGTAGAGAAAATATAAAAATTATATTAAGAGCTATAGGTTCTTCCGTATATGAAGTAGAAAAAATTTTTAACAATGAATCTAAGGAGATAAAGGAAGATAAAGCTTTAAAAAAAACACAGCAATTACTAAAAGAATATAAATTTCAGGGGAAAATGAACGAAGATACTTTAAGATATTTAATAAGAATAAATTGTGCTTTAATGGGTGAATTATATAAATAATATTATATAAATATAGATGGAATGTTTAAAATTATTGTTTTTTAATATATAATAACTAAGGTAAATGTATATATTATTTTAATATGCAGATATTTATATATCAGCATATTATTTTTTAGATTTGAAAACAAGAACGTTTGTTTTCAAAAGCATTGTTTGATATAATCAATATGATATTATACATATGCTTATAAGTTAATATTTTAAGTATAAATTATTAAAACTACAAGAAGTAGGTTTTTTAATGTATAATGAAATAAGAAATAATATGGAATAAAATGTAAAGGCAGGTTTGGAATATTGTTTTTACAATTAATATATTTATAAAGTTG
Above is a window of Clostridium sporogenes DNA encoding:
- a CDS encoding flavodoxin; amino-acid sequence: MAKVNIIYWSGTGNTEKMAEAIKEGLASAEVKLLSVSDATTKDVEEAEVVVLGCPSMGDEVLEEGEMEPFVDSISNAVKGKKVALFGSYGWGDGQWMRDWEERMESYGAELKTDSLIHQGEPDDSTLEECKAFAQKLV
- a CDS encoding DUF5050 domain-containing protein, translating into MEDKFVDLNLKFNEEIDERSIHSNILVVKDTSGNIVASHAKVEKKNILNIKIKADEEDMCNEYILEFKECIYSRSGNVFKELNNIKVCLNKGGMENSGERVVKEDNWIYYSGNKNIYTYMDYNPNGEIRKVNLDGSLNIKLCDDFASNIWINGQWLYYINYKGDKEENYLYRIKKDGTLRERLTDTTIDSLAFSDNYIFYSQYISSSSKDNYKIYRIKKDGSNKIDLNDVRGTNITIQGPFLYYLNTDDSYSIYRIRVDGLDINKINNYSSRIFMEIKEGWIYYINEELGNNLYRITLDGNYEEKLNDDNCINAIMDNEYIYYGVNIDNNKTYLYKININGLERKKLCEEDCSRSIVLSKNNIYFSGNNNKGIYKIRKVGGKVSVITKDNALGLDIVGNWLYYYKLNLDELSMKLHRINLYNNIKQEVL
- a CDS encoding polysaccharide deacetylase, which translates into the protein MRNSRKNIYSKRKQHDLRNTVTICLLFFSIISTFITGGRLLKVKVENNMLAKKINNMSSENKNIKDENVKLMSNIDKENETYKEKMKHIKIAYLTFDDGPSKNTREILKILKENDIKATFFVNGHPGLEDLYKDIAKDGHVIANHTYSHDYKKVYMSPENFEKDIKKLDKYIEETVGQKPSHIIRYPGGSNNTISHNYGGPGIMKQIIAHMNELGYMHFDWNVDSTDASAFCQRKDKIINSVLTESRGQHKAVILMHDTNPKTTTVQALPEIIKGLKEQGFVFDVITKDTPKTSFTR
- a CDS encoding cation:proton antiporter, with the translated sequence MNPFIGVGIALIVGVLFGKIMNRFKIPAVAGYIIAGLVLGVSGFNLENSIMIEKLSFIGDFALGIIAFNIGSELEVSVIKKLGKPIFIIAFFEATLAFAAVTIITLILGEKIYTALILGAVASATAPAATVMVLKEMKAKGPLTTTLLGVVAVDDAICLMIYSVASSLAKVFIANKSISAYSIIVPPLVEIFFSLLAGFVLGAILIYILNKCSRDSEIQTLTLGAIIILTGLCIKFNLSSLLASMCLGITVANLSAHSNEVFSTIENFASPVITAFFVLAGARLDIRMIPKIGILGICYLVFRMIGKVSGASLGATISKAPEAVRKYIGYGLFSQIGVAVGLAIIVSREFKGTGLDTKVLTILLATTIITEIIGPLSTKTAIIKAKEANI